Proteins from a genomic interval of Lysobacter stagni:
- the hisC gene encoding histidinol-phosphate transaminase: protein MNAVRDSDDQAPQPLHDEAWFAARASRGVQGLKAYDPGHDLVAFRRKFGEANLVELGSNENPYGPSPDARAAILDQLHALHRYPDPLGADLKRALATKHGVDTKQILLGNGSHELLMQLAQVFAGSGDDVVFSRYGFAVFALATQAAGANRVVVDALPHDHPHMPLGHDLDAIAAAITPATKLVYLANPNNPTGTWFGRDAFASFMAKVPAHVIVVMDEAYAEMADADADAATALALLASHANLLLTRTFSKAYGLAGLRVGYLIGAPGLVAVMERLRESFNVNGPALAACEAALGDEAHLHWSCERNTEQRTALAAALRARGLRVYPSQTNFVLVHFGARTAQIEADLTARGVVLRPMGGYGLPECLRVTVGNADENRRLLAALDAVLA from the coding sequence ATGAATGCCGTGCGCGATTCCGACGACCAAGCCCCGCAACCGCTCCACGACGAAGCCTGGTTCGCCGCGCGCGCGTCGCGTGGCGTGCAGGGCCTGAAGGCCTATGATCCGGGACACGACCTGGTCGCGTTCCGCCGCAAGTTCGGCGAGGCCAACCTGGTCGAGCTGGGTTCCAACGAGAACCCCTATGGCCCGTCGCCGGATGCGCGCGCCGCCATCCTCGACCAGCTGCACGCGCTGCATCGCTATCCGGACCCGCTTGGCGCGGACCTCAAGCGCGCGCTGGCGACGAAGCACGGCGTGGACACGAAGCAGATCCTGCTCGGCAACGGTTCGCACGAACTGCTGATGCAGCTTGCGCAGGTGTTCGCGGGCTCGGGCGACGACGTGGTGTTCTCGCGTTACGGTTTCGCGGTGTTCGCGCTGGCCACGCAGGCCGCGGGCGCGAACCGGGTGGTCGTGGACGCCTTGCCGCACGATCACCCGCACATGCCGCTGGGGCACGACCTGGACGCCATCGCCGCGGCGATCACCCCGGCGACGAAGCTGGTGTACCTGGCCAACCCGAACAACCCCACCGGCACCTGGTTCGGTCGCGACGCGTTCGCCTCGTTCATGGCGAAGGTGCCGGCACATGTGATCGTGGTGATGGACGAGGCCTACGCCGAGATGGCCGACGCGGACGCCGACGCCGCGACCGCGCTCGCGTTGCTCGCCTCGCACGCCAACCTGCTGCTCACGCGCACCTTCAGCAAGGCCTATGGGCTGGCCGGTTTGCGCGTGGGCTACCTGATCGGCGCACCGGGTCTGGTCGCCGTGATGGAGCGCCTGCGCGAGAGCTTCAACGTCAACGGTCCCGCGCTGGCCGCCTGTGAGGCGGCACTGGGCGATGAGGCGCACCTGCACTGGAGCTGCGAGCGAAACACCGAGCAACGCACGGCGCTGGCCGCCGCGCTGCGCGCACGTGGATTGCGCGTGTATCCGTCGCAGACGAATTTCGTGCTGGTGCACTTCGGGGCACGCACGGCGCAGATCGAAGCCGATCTCACCGCACGCGGTGTGGTGCTGCGGCCCATGGGCGGCTACGGCCTTCCCGAATGCCTGCGCGTGACGGTCGGCAATGCCGACGAGAATCGCCGCCTGCTGGCCGCGCTCGACGCGGTGCTCGCATGA
- the pheA gene encoding prephenate dehydratase encodes MTRKSDGNTKKPAKAVAAKPPSKKQGAAKKTAKADAPVAQPVDAAPLDLASLRQRIDGIDRHIQELIAERAQFANQVGKAKGKLAAAVDYYRPEREAQVLRRVVDRNDGPLNDEVLVRLFREIMSACLAQQEPLKIGYLGPEGTHSQQAVYKHFGHSIHGLPLSSIEEVFQEVEAGHADFGVVPVENSTQGTIQSTLDMFLTSKLKICGEVELRVHQHLLSRTGTLDGIERVYSHPQSFAQCKAWLRQYLPKAEKIPVASNAEAARRARSSDDSAAIAGISAANVYGLKSVAGPIEDRPDNTTRFLVIGRELFPPSGNDRTSLMVFIKDQPGALYHVLAPFAEHGLSMNRIESRPGHTGLWQYAFFIDIGGHVEEEAMRRALDSLADYAQAVKVLGSYPVAIA; translated from the coding sequence ATGACCAGGAAATCCGACGGGAACACGAAGAAGCCCGCCAAGGCGGTCGCCGCCAAGCCGCCTTCGAAGAAGCAGGGCGCGGCGAAGAAGACGGCCAAGGCCGACGCGCCGGTCGCGCAGCCGGTCGACGCCGCGCCGCTCGACCTGGCCTCGCTGCGCCAGCGCATCGACGGCATCGACCGACACATCCAGGAGCTGATCGCCGAACGCGCGCAGTTCGCCAACCAGGTGGGCAAGGCCAAGGGCAAGCTCGCCGCCGCGGTGGACTACTACCGTCCCGAACGCGAAGCGCAGGTGCTGCGCCGCGTGGTGGACCGCAACGACGGCCCGCTCAACGACGAAGTGCTGGTGCGGCTGTTCCGCGAGATCATGTCCGCCTGCCTGGCCCAGCAGGAGCCGCTGAAGATCGGCTACCTCGGCCCGGAAGGCACGCACTCGCAGCAGGCGGTGTACAAGCACTTCGGCCATTCCATCCACGGCCTGCCGCTGTCGAGCATCGAGGAAGTGTTCCAGGAAGTGGAAGCCGGCCACGCGGATTTCGGCGTGGTGCCGGTGGAGAACTCCACGCAGGGCACCATCCAGTCCACGCTGGACATGTTCCTCACTTCGAAGCTGAAGATCTGCGGCGAAGTCGAGTTGCGCGTGCACCAGCACCTGCTCTCGCGCACCGGCACCCTCGACGGCATCGAACGCGTGTATTCGCATCCGCAGTCGTTCGCACAGTGCAAGGCCTGGCTGCGCCAGTACCTGCCGAAGGCCGAGAAGATCCCGGTGGCCAGCAACGCCGAGGCGGCGCGCCGCGCGCGCAGCTCCGACGATTCTGCGGCCATCGCCGGCATCAGCGCGGCCAACGTGTACGGCCTGAAGTCCGTCGCCGGCCCCATCGAGGACCGCCCGGACAACACCACGCGCTTCCTGGTCATCGGCCGCGAGCTGTTCCCGCCGTCGGGCAACGACCGCACTTCGCTGATGGTGTTCATCAAGGACCAGCCCGGCGCGCTGTACCACGTGCTGGCGCCGTTCGCCGAGCACGGCCTGAGCATGAACCGCATCGAGTCGCGTCCGGGTCATACCGGGCTATGGCAGTACGCGTTCTTCATCGACATCGGCGGTCACGTGGAAGAAGAGGCCATGCGTCGCGCGCTGGACAGCCTGGCCGATTACGCACAGGCCGTGAAAGTGTTGGGCTCGTACCCGGTCGCCATCGCATGA
- the serC gene encoding 3-phosphoserine/phosphohydroxythreonine transaminase: MSRAFNFSAGPATLPEAVLRQAQAEMLEWDGAGASIVELSHRGPEFMEVARQAEADLRTLMSIPDDYAVLFLAGGATAQQALLALNFAAPGQTVDYVVTGHWGKTAIKQARPYVNVNIAADGEAGGFRDIPARADWRLSKDAAYVHYTANETIHGVEFRDIPDVDNAPLFADFSSSIASEPLDVSRFGVIYGGAQKNLGPVGVTVVIVRRDLLERAGQPRADIFSYASHAANDSMLNTPPTWNWYLAGLVFKWMLAQGGVEEFARRNARKSKLLYDTIDGSGGFYRNEIAPGVRSRMNVPFFLHDPALDAAFLKDAKAAGLISLKGHRVLGGMRASIYNTMPEEGVQALAAFMRQFQQAHG; the protein is encoded by the coding sequence ATGTCCCGCGCCTTCAATTTCAGTGCCGGCCCCGCGACCCTGCCCGAGGCGGTTCTGCGGCAGGCCCAGGCCGAAATGCTCGAATGGGACGGCGCGGGCGCCTCGATCGTGGAGCTGAGCCATCGCGGGCCCGAGTTCATGGAGGTCGCGCGCCAGGCCGAAGCCGACCTGCGCACGCTGATGTCCATTCCCGACGACTACGCGGTGCTGTTCCTCGCCGGCGGTGCGACCGCGCAGCAGGCACTGCTGGCGCTGAACTTTGCCGCACCGGGCCAGACCGTGGATTACGTGGTCACCGGCCACTGGGGCAAGACCGCGATCAAGCAGGCACGACCCTACGTGAACGTGAACATCGCCGCCGATGGCGAGGCCGGCGGTTTCCGCGACATCCCGGCCCGCGCCGACTGGCGCTTGTCGAAGGACGCGGCCTATGTGCACTACACCGCCAACGAGACCATCCACGGCGTGGAGTTCCGCGACATTCCCGACGTGGACAACGCGCCGCTGTTCGCCGATTTCAGTTCGTCCATCGCCTCCGAACCGCTGGACGTGTCGCGCTTTGGCGTGATCTACGGCGGTGCGCAGAAGAACCTGGGCCCGGTCGGCGTGACGGTGGTCATCGTCCGCCGCGACCTGCTCGAGCGCGCCGGCCAGCCGCGCGCCGACATCTTCAGCTACGCCTCGCATGCGGCCAACGACTCGATGCTCAACACGCCGCCCACGTGGAACTGGTACCTCGCCGGGCTGGTGTTCAAGTGGATGCTGGCGCAGGGCGGCGTGGAGGAGTTCGCGCGACGCAATGCGCGCAAGTCGAAGCTGCTGTACGACACCATCGACGGTTCCGGTGGTTTCTATCGAAACGAAATCGCGCCGGGCGTCCGCTCGCGGATGAACGTTCCGTTCTTCCTGCACGACCCCGCGCTCGACGCGGCGTTCCTCAAGGACGCCAAGGCGGCGGGGCTGATCTCGCTGAAGGGGCACCGCGTGCTCGGTGGCATGCGCGCGTCGATCTACAACACCATGCCGGAAGAAGGCGTGCAGGCGCTGGCCGCCTTCATGCGCCAATTCCAGCAGGCACACGGCTGA
- the msrP gene encoding protein-methionine-sulfoxide reductase catalytic subunit MsrP → MSLRDALKVPANQITDEAVYRERRRLLAAFATVPALGLSGCVGAEPPPPPKVTLTPEQARSGFRTDETLTRFEDVTTYNNFYEFGTGKADPSRAPRTLRTRPWTVAVGGHCAKPGKVGVDDLLKGLTPEERVYRLRCVEGWSMVIPWLGVPLASVLKRFEPTSQAKYVAFTTLADPKQMPGVAWSSLDWPYREGLRIDEAMHPLTLLATGLYGKPLLQQNGAPLRLVVPWKYGFKSIKSIVAIDFVEKMPETAWHEAQPSEYGFFSNVNPAVDHPRWSQKTERRIAGTASKLFAERIPTRPFNGYAEQVAGLYRGLDLKKWF, encoded by the coding sequence ATGTCCCTGCGTGATGCATTGAAGGTTCCCGCCAACCAGATCACCGACGAGGCGGTCTACCGCGAGCGTCGCCGTCTGCTGGCCGCCTTCGCCACCGTGCCCGCGCTGGGCCTGTCAGGCTGCGTGGGCGCCGAGCCCCCGCCGCCTCCGAAGGTGACGCTGACGCCGGAACAGGCGCGTTCGGGATTCCGCACCGACGAAACCCTCACCCGCTTCGAGGACGTCACCACCTACAACAACTTCTACGAGTTCGGCACCGGCAAGGCCGACCCCTCGCGCGCACCACGCACGCTGCGGACGCGACCGTGGACGGTGGCCGTCGGCGGCCATTGCGCCAAACCCGGCAAGGTCGGCGTCGACGACCTGCTCAAGGGCCTCACGCCCGAGGAGCGCGTCTACCGCCTGCGTTGCGTGGAGGGCTGGTCGATGGTGATCCCGTGGCTGGGCGTGCCGTTGGCCTCGGTGCTCAAACGCTTCGAGCCGACCTCGCAGGCGAAATACGTGGCCTTCACCACCCTGGCCGATCCGAAGCAGATGCCGGGCGTGGCCTGGTCGTCGCTGGATTGGCCCTACCGGGAAGGCCTGCGCATCGACGAGGCGATGCATCCGCTCACGCTGCTGGCGACCGGGCTGTACGGGAAGCCGCTGCTGCAGCAGAACGGCGCACCGCTGCGCCTGGTGGTGCCGTGGAAGTACGGCTTCAAGTCCATCAAGTCGATCGTGGCCATCGACTTCGTGGAGAAGATGCCCGAAACCGCCTGGCACGAAGCGCAGCCGAGCGAGTACGGGTTCTTCTCCAACGTGAACCCCGCCGTCGACCATCCGCGCTGGAGCCAGAAGACCGAGCGGCGCATCGCCGGCACCGCCAGCAAGCTGTTCGCCGAACGCATTCCCACGCGGCCGTTCAACGGATACGCGGAACAGGTGGCCGGGCTGTACCGCGGCCTCGATCTGAAGAAATGGTTCTGA
- the msrQ gene encoding protein-methionine-sulfoxide reductase heme-binding subunit MsrQ, producing MTRSPWRPGPKALFATKTLVHLLALTPAAILAWQIREEFLTGSGGLGADPVAEIEHRLGLWALRLLMITLAITPLRQITGQTALMRFRRMLGLYTFAYATLHFSAYLVLDLRGYWTQIFEEIAKRPYITVGFTAWLLLLPLAITSTQAAIRRLGRRWAQLHRLVYAVAVLAVLHFWWLVKSDIREPALYAGILALLLGWRIWKRAVSARRTAAAG from the coding sequence CTGACACGCTCACCGTGGCGACCGGGCCCGAAGGCCCTGTTCGCGACCAAGACCCTCGTGCATCTGCTGGCGCTGACACCGGCGGCGATCCTGGCGTGGCAGATCCGCGAGGAATTCCTCACCGGCAGCGGCGGGCTGGGCGCGGACCCGGTGGCGGAGATCGAACACCGCCTGGGCTTGTGGGCACTGCGGCTGCTGATGATCACGCTGGCGATCACCCCGTTGCGGCAGATCACCGGCCAGACGGCGCTGATGCGCTTTCGCCGCATGCTGGGGCTGTACACATTCGCCTACGCGACGCTGCATTTCAGCGCCTATCTGGTCCTGGACCTTCGCGGCTACTGGACGCAGATATTCGAGGAGATCGCCAAGCGCCCGTACATCACGGTGGGGTTCACTGCGTGGCTGTTGCTGCTGCCGCTGGCGATCACATCCACGCAGGCGGCGATCCGCCGGCTCGGTCGCCGCTGGGCACAACTGCACCGGCTGGTCTATGCCGTGGCCGTGCTGGCCGTGCTGCACTTCTGGTGGCTGGTGAAGTCCGACATCCGCGAGCCGGCGCTGTACGCGGGCATCCTCGCGCTGCTGCTGGGCTGGCGGATCTGGAAACGCGCGGTCAGCGCGCGCCGTACAGCAGCAGCAGGCTGA
- a CDS encoding FHA domain-containing protein, which yields MNALRLRFQNREHADLTLSPGVHAIGYDRQGVLGSVSTDGAVAQFCVDRRGVWLQVREGAPGLHVNGRPVRRVAMLRVGDAIFVDGTELVLLAGEPLPAPADYGFSGGTDTRMLVRGVGGPYHGRSFTLEHPRTVGRAGESDIRINEPTFSERHARLEAHADGVVLRDLGSVEGSLVNGRPVRHALLQPGDQVVFGNQHRFVVESPVQRAAAGEVAPAPSSKRLPVVEETRVPSALPRSVRRMPWLLLAALLIAAALSLLLLYGAR from the coding sequence GTGAATGCCCTCCGCCTGCGATTCCAGAACCGGGAACATGCCGACCTGACGCTCAGTCCGGGCGTGCATGCCATTGGTTACGATCGACAGGGCGTGCTGGGTTCCGTGTCGACCGATGGGGCCGTCGCTCAGTTCTGCGTGGACCGGCGCGGCGTGTGGTTGCAGGTGCGCGAAGGCGCACCCGGACTGCACGTCAACGGGCGTCCGGTGCGACGCGTGGCGATGCTGCGCGTGGGCGATGCCATCTTCGTCGATGGAACCGAGCTGGTGCTGCTGGCAGGCGAGCCGCTGCCGGCACCCGCCGACTACGGTTTCTCCGGTGGCACCGACACCCGCATGCTGGTGCGCGGCGTGGGCGGCCCGTACCACGGCCGCAGCTTCACGCTGGAACATCCGCGCACCGTCGGCCGTGCCGGCGAAAGCGACATCCGCATCAACGAACCCACCTTCTCCGAACGCCACGCGCGCCTGGAAGCCCATGCCGATGGCGTGGTGCTGCGCGACCTGGGCTCGGTCGAAGGCAGCCTGGTCAACGGTCGCCCGGTCCGGCATGCGTTGCTGCAACCGGGCGATCAGGTCGTGTTCGGCAACCAGCACCGTTTCGTGGTCGAGTCGCCGGTGCAGCGTGCCGCGGCCGGCGAGGTGGCGCCGGCGCCCTCGTCCAAGCGCCTGCCCGTCGTCGAGGAAACCCGCGTCCCGTCGGCCCTGCCGCGCTCGGTGCGGCGCATGCCCTGGCTGCTGCTGGCGGCGCTGCTGATCGCCGCCGCGCTCAGCCTGCTGCTGCTGTACGGCGCGCGCTGA
- a CDS encoding polyhydroxyalkanoic acid system family protein, which yields MSNIDIRHAHSLQPEQARKAVQDVADKLSERFGMTYDWSGNTLNFNRSGVDGHIEVEPGELHVTAKLGFLLSTMKGPIEAEIRRVLDERFA from the coding sequence ATGTCGAACATCGATATCCGCCACGCCCATTCGCTGCAGCCGGAGCAGGCACGCAAGGCCGTGCAGGACGTGGCCGACAAACTGTCCGAACGCTTCGGCATGACCTACGACTGGAGTGGCAACACGCTCAACTTCAATCGCAGCGGCGTGGACGGACACATCGAAGTCGAACCCGGCGAACTGCACGTGACGGCCAAGCTCGGATTCCTGCTGAGCACGATGAAGGGCCCGATCGAAGCGGAGATCCGCCGCGTCCTCGACGAACGCTTCGCCTGA
- a CDS encoding FFLEELY motif protein produces the protein MSPRTPRRRHGRPLGARLEWLLREHQALHDPGRDPRNDLPWLPELRRWQTRRLEASFDRFLKDPARRPAAQFFLSDVYNEHDFSQRDADIARVLPMMQKLLPAGLLETVADAIELGLLTHAFDLRMAQVLEGIGGSRRTLDADLYAQAYRRAGLPRLRSHQIDLLARVGLGLGGALRLPGVSMLLKLSRGPARAAGLSELQGFLERGFAAFDRLGDARRFIAEIEQDERDVSRRLFAGDPDPFRGPVD, from the coding sequence ATGTCCCCGCGCACGCCACGCCGCCGCCATGGCCGCCCCCTGGGCGCCCGGCTGGAATGGCTGCTGCGCGAGCACCAGGCCCTGCACGATCCCGGCCGCGACCCGCGCAACGACCTGCCGTGGCTGCCCGAGCTGCGCCGCTGGCAGACGCGGCGGCTGGAAGCCAGCTTCGACCGGTTCCTGAAGGATCCGGCCCGCCGCCCCGCGGCGCAGTTCTTCCTCAGCGACGTCTACAACGAACACGATTTCAGCCAGCGCGACGCCGACATCGCGCGCGTGCTGCCGATGATGCAGAAGCTGTTGCCGGCGGGCCTGCTGGAGACCGTGGCCGACGCCATCGAGCTGGGCCTGCTCACGCACGCCTTTGACCTGCGAATGGCGCAGGTGCTGGAGGGCATCGGTGGGTCGCGCCGGACACTGGACGCGGACCTGTACGCCCAGGCCTATCGCCGCGCCGGCCTTCCACGGCTGCGGTCGCACCAGATCGACCTGCTGGCCCGCGTGGGCCTGGGACTGGGCGGCGCGTTGCGCCTGCCCGGGGTGTCGATGCTGCTGAAGCTGTCGCGCGGCCCCGCGCGTGCGGCGGGATTGTCCGAACTCCAGGGCTTCCTGGAACGTGGCTTCGCCGCCTTCGATCGCCTGGGTGATGCGCGGCGCTTCATCGCCGAAATCGAACAGGACGAACGCGACGTTTCGCGTCGGCTCTTCGCGGGCGATCCGGACCCGTTCCGCGGCCCGGTCGACTGA
- a CDS encoding patatin-like phospholipase family protein — MLSLHSARQRPRTPDRPARVGLAIAGGGPIGGMYELGALRALEEALDGIELTRLDSYVGVSSGAFLAAGLANRIDTAEMCRIFITGDSNDVQFRPETFLRPAIFEYLRRAASLPRLATQWWQELLFSRNESRWSDLLMHFGALVPTGLFDNAEVERFLQDVFSRRGRSNDFRELDANLYVVAVDLDSGEAVKFGAKGWDQVPISTAVQASAALPGLYPPVEIGGRHFVDGALRRTMHASVLLDRGVDLLIGLNPLVPFSQDGTGLPVSHERSLAAGGLPAVLSQTFRTLLQSRMQVGLARYAQQYPDIDQLIFEPNAEDAELFFTNAFSFSARRRISEIAYRNTMTDLRRRADVLRPVLEANGIGLRMDVVGDEERSLLDGLASSPRDNDATARLRRALDDVDHLVAQRRPRRERAGRRAP, encoded by the coding sequence ATGCTGTCACTTCACTCCGCCCGGCAACGGCCGCGCACACCCGACCGCCCTGCCCGCGTGGGCCTGGCGATCGCCGGGGGCGGGCCGATCGGGGGCATGTACGAACTCGGCGCGCTGCGGGCGCTCGAGGAGGCGCTGGACGGCATCGAGCTGACCCGGCTGGACAGCTACGTGGGCGTCAGCTCCGGCGCGTTCCTGGCCGCGGGCCTGGCCAACCGCATCGACACCGCCGAGATGTGCCGGATCTTCATCACCGGCGACAGCAACGATGTGCAGTTCCGGCCCGAGACCTTCCTGCGCCCGGCCATCTTCGAATACCTGCGCCGTGCGGCCAGCCTGCCGCGACTGGCCACGCAGTGGTGGCAGGAGCTGCTGTTCTCCCGCAACGAGTCGCGCTGGTCGGACCTGTTGATGCACTTCGGTGCGCTGGTGCCGACGGGGCTGTTCGACAACGCGGAAGTCGAACGCTTCCTGCAGGACGTGTTCTCGCGCCGCGGGCGCAGCAACGACTTCCGTGAGCTGGACGCCAACCTGTATGTGGTCGCGGTCGACCTGGACAGCGGCGAGGCGGTGAAGTTCGGCGCCAAGGGCTGGGACCAGGTGCCCATCTCCACCGCCGTGCAGGCCAGCGCCGCCCTGCCCGGCCTGTACCCGCCGGTGGAAATCGGCGGTCGCCATTTCGTCGATGGCGCGCTGCGCCGGACGATGCACGCCTCGGTGTTGCTCGACCGCGGCGTGGACCTGCTGATCGGGCTCAACCCGCTGGTGCCCTTCAGCCAGGACGGCACGGGCCTGCCGGTCAGCCACGAACGCAGCCTGGCCGCGGGCGGACTGCCGGCGGTGCTCTCGCAGACCTTCCGCACGCTGCTGCAGTCGCGCATGCAGGTCGGCCTGGCGCGCTACGCGCAGCAGTACCCGGACATCGACCAGCTGATCTTCGAGCCCAACGCCGAGGACGCGGAGCTGTTCTTCACCAATGCCTTCAGCTTCTCGGCGCGTCGTCGCATCAGCGAGATCGCCTACCGCAACACGATGACGGACCTGCGCCGTCGCGCGGATGTGCTGCGCCCGGTGCTGGAGGCCAACGGCATCGGGCTGCGCATGGACGTGGTCGGCGACGAAGAACGCTCGTTGCTGGACGGCCTGGCGTCGTCGCCGCGCGACAACGACGCCACCGCGCGCCTGCGTCGCGCGCTCGACGATGTCGACCATCTGGTGGCCCAGCGGCGTCCGCGCCGCGAACGGGCGGGCCGCCGCGCCCCGTAA
- a CDS encoding NAD(P)/FAD-dependent oxidoreductase, whose amino-acid sequence MSEAFDCIVVGGGPGGLTAATYLARYRRRVRIFDTGATRAAWIPKSRNCPGFPHGVGGPELLERMREQARRFGVETVDVEVTGLHRDGDGFDVRHADAGHRARTVIMATGCEDVLPDLSGLDDAVACGALRMCPICDAFEATGHGIAVYGPADTAAAHARFLRTYSNRITLVPSQAGVDETVRRELDAAGVQLAGVPLGLEFDGTRCVFAFADGPRAFDVVYPMLGLVSRSSLAVGAGAECDAEGALVVNRHQMTSVDGLYAIGDVVSALNQISVATGHAAIAATDVHNRLPPNPAQD is encoded by the coding sequence GTGAGCGAGGCGTTCGACTGCATCGTGGTGGGCGGTGGACCGGGTGGCCTCACCGCCGCCACCTACCTTGCGCGCTATCGACGGCGCGTACGGATCTTCGACACCGGCGCCACGCGCGCAGCGTGGATCCCGAAAAGCCGCAACTGCCCGGGCTTTCCGCACGGCGTCGGCGGGCCGGAACTGCTGGAGCGCATGCGCGAACAGGCACGCCGCTTCGGCGTGGAGACGGTGGACGTGGAGGTCACCGGGCTGCATCGCGACGGCGACGGCTTCGACGTGCGCCACGCCGATGCCGGACACCGTGCCCGCACGGTGATCATGGCGACCGGGTGCGAGGACGTGCTGCCGGACCTGTCCGGGCTGGACGACGCCGTGGCCTGCGGCGCGCTGCGCATGTGCCCGATCTGCGATGCATTCGAGGCGACCGGCCATGGCATCGCGGTATACGGGCCGGCGGACACGGCCGCAGCCCACGCGCGCTTCCTGCGCACCTATTCCAATCGCATCACGCTGGTGCCCTCGCAAGCCGGCGTTGACGAAACGGTACGGCGTGAGCTCGACGCGGCCGGCGTGCAACTGGCCGGGGTGCCACTGGGACTGGAATTCGACGGAACACGCTGCGTGTTCGCCTTCGCCGACGGACCGCGCGCTTTCGATGTGGTCTACCCGATGCTGGGCCTGGTATCGCGCTCGTCGCTGGCGGTCGGCGCGGGAGCGGAGTGCGACGCGGAAGGCGCACTGGTGGTGAACCGGCACCAGATGACATCGGTGGACGGCCTGTACGCCATCGGCGACGTGGTCAGCGCACTCAACCAGATCTCGGTGGCGACCGGCCATGCCGCCATCGCCGCCACCGACGTGCACAACCGCCTGCCGCCCAATCCGGCACAGGATTAG